A region of uncultured Carboxylicivirga sp. DNA encodes the following proteins:
- a CDS encoding glycosyltransferase, which yields MNICFCNTNKSWGGGEKWHLEMATAFSELEGYKVSFLLAEKSVLNQKINSEKIHKLLFDVNKFSFLNPFKSSRLKKLLLAHHFDLIIFNGPNELKLVAKVAKSCGIKKIIYRRGSDKVIKNSFINRNLLENVVTNIIANSEATRLSLLKSGISIEDKIKVINNGIIPPKDKYPENKNNPTVIGALGRLEPQKGFDLLIQSASVLKNMAVDFKLIIGGSGSKEAELRALVTENNLEENIEFAGFIEDSYGFLSQCDVFALSSRYEGFGYVMVEAMFCSLPVVAYNTSSAKEIVVNNETGLLIENYNVDEFANALAQLIKNKELCIEFGQKGNQRAFDYFNFSDSVNKIKNIFEDQ from the coding sequence ATGAATATTTGCTTTTGCAATACTAATAAATCCTGGGGTGGAGGAGAAAAATGGCATCTCGAAATGGCTACAGCTTTTTCTGAACTAGAAGGTTATAAAGTATCATTCTTATTAGCTGAAAAAAGTGTACTTAACCAAAAAATCAATTCAGAAAAGATTCATAAGCTGTTATTTGATGTTAATAAATTTAGCTTTCTCAATCCCTTTAAAAGTTCGAGATTAAAAAAGTTATTATTGGCCCATCATTTTGATCTGATAATATTTAACGGCCCAAACGAACTAAAACTTGTCGCGAAAGTTGCCAAATCATGTGGAATTAAAAAGATTATTTATCGGAGAGGAAGCGATAAAGTCATAAAGAATTCCTTTATAAACAGGAATCTTCTCGAGAACGTTGTCACCAATATAATTGCTAACTCAGAGGCAACAAGATTATCATTATTAAAAAGTGGTATTAGTATTGAAGACAAAATAAAGGTCATAAATAATGGCATTATTCCTCCAAAAGATAAATACCCGGAAAATAAGAATAATCCGACTGTAATTGGAGCATTAGGTCGACTCGAACCTCAAAAGGGTTTTGATTTACTAATTCAATCAGCTTCTGTATTGAAAAATATGGCTGTTGATTTTAAGCTTATTATTGGCGGAAGTGGAAGTAAAGAAGCTGAACTTCGTGCCCTGGTTACAGAAAATAACCTGGAAGAGAATATTGAATTTGCTGGTTTTATTGAAGACAGTTATGGTTTTCTAAGTCAGTGTGATGTCTTTGCATTATCATCACGCTACGAAGGATTTGGTTATGTTATGGTAGAAGCCATGTTTTGCAGCTTACCAGTGGTTGCATACAATACCAGTTCAGCTAAAGAAATAGTTGTCAATAATGAAACAGGTTTATTAATTGAGAATTACAATGTCGATGAATTCGCCAATGCCTTAGCTCAACTAATAAAAAATAAAGAGTTATGCATCGAATTTGGACAGAAAGGAAATCAGAGAGCATTTGACTATTTCAACTTCAGTGATTCCGTAAATAAAATCAAAAACATCTTTGAAGATCAATAG
- a CDS encoding glycoside hydrolase family 43 protein, which yields MKSTKFLFAAALVIIAAACQTKEVKYSGHPLFNDNPLTADPCALVYNDTLYLFTGSDEAEPGHEGFVMKKWYVFSTPDMVNWTNHGVKLSLDDFEWASHNAFAGHCVENNGKFWWYVPMVHKDSTTRVHEGFAMGVAVADHPLGPYKDASGKSIIADTTANSIVLNIDPAVYVDDDKQVYMFWGSWNAARYVKLKDNMVETDGPVMTVDAKNFFEAPWIHKKGDTYYLSYAAHYPSTTEYSTSKSIHGPWEYQGVINDTLPNSPTNHQAIITFKGQDYFIYHDASSKTGGPFRRSVCIDKLEYDENGKIKKVVRTSTGVPQI from the coding sequence ATGAAGTCAACTAAATTTTTGTTTGCAGCAGCACTTGTAATCATAGCTGCAGCCTGTCAAACTAAAGAAGTAAAATACAGTGGTCATCCACTTTTTAATGATAATCCGTTAACTGCTGATCCTTGCGCATTGGTGTATAATGACACCTTGTATTTATTTACAGGATCTGATGAGGCAGAACCAGGTCATGAAGGATTTGTAATGAAGAAATGGTATGTTTTTTCAACACCAGATATGGTAAACTGGACGAACCATGGCGTAAAACTATCACTTGATGACTTTGAATGGGCATCTCATAATGCTTTTGCAGGCCATTGTGTTGAAAACAATGGTAAATTCTGGTGGTATGTCCCAATGGTTCATAAGGATTCAACAACACGTGTACATGAAGGATTTGCAATGGGTGTGGCTGTTGCTGATCATCCATTGGGCCCTTATAAAGATGCAAGTGGCAAATCGATCATAGCTGATACTACAGCCAACTCAATCGTCTTAAATATTGATCCTGCTGTTTATGTTGATGATGACAAACAGGTTTATATGTTCTGGGGTTCGTGGAACGCCGCCCGCTATGTAAAACTAAAAGACAACATGGTTGAAACAGATGGACCTGTAATGACTGTTGATGCTAAAAACTTTTTTGAGGCTCCCTGGATTCATAAAAAAGGTGACACTTACTATTTGTCGTATGCAGCTCATTACCCATCAACAACAGAATATTCAACCTCAAAAAGTATTCATGGCCCATGGGAATATCAGGGAGTAATTAATGATACACTACCCAATTCTCCAACAAATCATCAGGCCATCATTACCTTCAAAGGTCAGGATTATTTCATTTATCATGATGCAAGCTCTAAAACGGGCGGACCTTTCCGTCGTAGTGTCTGCATTGATAAGTTGGAATATGACGAGAATGGGAAAATTAAGAAAGTTGTGCGCACCTCAACAGGGGTACCTCAGATATAA
- a CDS encoding helix-hairpin-helix domain-containing protein produces MKRTILLMILMSIVLLTNAQDIDDVRKMISDMIEQFAEQQQMDFDYDEMVNDLINLTQNPINLNNTTKEELEKLFFLNDYQIENILFYQYNNGPIMGIYELQAIEDLDQPTIERMLPFVTIGEVIKKQKYYTHYRFLGRLQTWIQTPQGYLSESDSIPPAYAGSKLRWLTKARVDIGDKWIAGFTLEKDPGEVAFPNAPPIADFTSAFLQWNNVNKVIKKLIIGDYRLSFGQGLGIWSDMAFSKSTETGQLRRRSRGLNNYTSVNESSFFRGVASEFSFKKVLLTPFLSYKTIDGSIQSDSIKEEDFIRSIQETGYHRTASEIANRHTIKESIWGIDLQFKHHLFSVDAGYSNWYINKKWQPEQHLKNMYHFSGNSLESAWISPSIFLGKLNLFGEFAFQNFKDWGLYQGLTYKPGSDIITSLAYRKYSNGFTALNNQPFAESSVPGGESGIYASFQFKPIPRWTVKTYADLFEYSWLRYNVYAPSTGFEWFLQLDHQINWQHSFYIRYKSTTKEINSSQSVTYYEISDYTKQSIRIYYDFELNDQWELHTQTEHSFYSGDENSTGWIVLQDIIYTGKRIGASFRYTLFDVDDYNSRIYSYEPDVLYAFTIPSYQYKGAKIIANANVKIMRGLRLWCRLSHVVYRDKESISSGHQEVKGNKLTELKFQVQYLF; encoded by the coding sequence ATGAAAAGAACTATACTACTTATGATTCTCATGAGTATTGTACTTCTAACCAATGCTCAGGATATAGACGATGTAAGAAAGATGATATCGGATATGATTGAGCAGTTTGCTGAGCAACAACAGATGGATTTCGACTATGACGAGATGGTGAATGATCTTATTAATCTAACTCAAAATCCAATCAACTTAAATAACACAACTAAAGAGGAGCTTGAAAAACTTTTCTTTTTAAATGACTACCAAATTGAAAACATCCTGTTCTACCAATATAATAATGGGCCGATAATGGGCATTTATGAATTGCAGGCAATAGAAGACCTGGATCAACCAACCATAGAAAGAATGCTACCTTTTGTCACCATCGGAGAGGTAATAAAGAAACAAAAATACTACACCCATTATCGATTCCTTGGAAGACTTCAAACCTGGATTCAGACTCCGCAAGGTTATTTATCTGAATCAGATTCCATACCTCCGGCATATGCAGGAAGCAAGTTAAGATGGTTAACCAAAGCGAGAGTTGATATAGGAGATAAATGGATTGCAGGATTTACACTTGAGAAAGACCCGGGTGAAGTTGCTTTCCCAAATGCTCCACCAATTGCAGATTTTACTTCAGCATTTCTGCAGTGGAATAATGTTAATAAAGTAATTAAGAAGCTAATAATAGGTGATTATCGCCTTTCATTCGGACAAGGATTGGGTATATGGAGCGATATGGCATTTTCAAAATCAACTGAAACAGGACAATTAAGAAGACGAAGCAGAGGTTTGAATAACTATACCTCGGTAAACGAATCATCCTTTTTCAGAGGTGTAGCCTCTGAATTTAGTTTCAAAAAAGTTTTGCTAACACCTTTCTTATCATATAAAACAATTGATGGTTCAATACAATCAGATTCCATTAAAGAAGAAGATTTCATCCGTTCCATTCAGGAAACAGGATATCACCGAACAGCATCTGAAATTGCCAATCGTCATACAATCAAGGAATCTATTTGGGGAATTGATCTACAATTCAAGCATCATTTATTTAGTGTTGATGCAGGTTATTCTAATTGGTATATCAATAAGAAGTGGCAACCCGAACAGCATTTAAAAAATATGTATCATTTTTCGGGCAATAGTCTAGAATCAGCCTGGATATCACCATCTATCTTTCTGGGTAAACTAAACTTATTTGGCGAATTTGCTTTCCAAAATTTCAAAGATTGGGGTTTATACCAGGGACTGACTTATAAACCAGGTTCAGATATCATAACTAGTTTAGCTTATCGTAAATACAGCAATGGTTTTACTGCATTAAACAACCAGCCTTTTGCAGAATCTTCGGTTCCAGGTGGAGAATCAGGAATTTATGCATCTTTTCAGTTTAAGCCAATTCCCAGATGGACTGTAAAAACATATGCTGATTTGTTTGAATACAGTTGGCTGCGATATAATGTTTATGCCCCATCAACTGGGTTTGAGTGGTTCCTTCAGCTCGATCATCAAATCAATTGGCAACACTCCTTTTATATTCGTTACAAAAGCACTACCAAAGAAATTAACTCATCACAATCTGTCACATATTATGAGATATCAGATTATACCAAACAGAGTATCCGTATTTATTATGATTTCGAACTAAATGACCAGTGGGAACTTCATACTCAAACAGAACATTCGTTCTATAGTGGTGACGAAAATTCAACAGGCTGGATAGTATTACAGGATATTATTTACACCGGCAAAAGAATTGGAGCATCATTCAGATATACTTTATTTGATGTGGATGATTACAACAGTCGCATATATTCATATGAACCGGACGTTTTGTATGCATTCACAATTCCTTCGTATCAATACAAAGGAGCCAAAATTATTGCGAATGCGAATGTAAAAATTATGCGTGGTTTACGGTTGTGGTGTCGATTATCTCATGTCGTATATCGGGACAAAGAAAGTATCAGCTCAGGCCATCAGGAAGTAAAAGGAAACAAGCTAACTGAATTAAAATTTCAGGTGCAGTATTTATTCTGA
- the metH gene encoding methionine synthase → MTRTELLYKIVKERVLLLDGAMGSLIQNHKLEEEDFRSERFKNHSAPLKGNNDLLSITQPQIIKGIHKQYLEAGSDIIETNTFNATSISQADYEMEFVVSELNKQSAIIAREAAEEFNTDDKPRFVAGAIGPTNKTASLSPDVNNPGFRAVSFDDLKEAYREQVDGLLDGGVDLFLVETIFDTLNAKAALFAIDEALKDRGIEKMPVMVSATVADASGRTLSGQTMEAFLNSVSHVDLLSVGLNCSFGAKDLKPYIEELGKKAPFKISAYPNAGLPNQFGEYDETPVQMAPQVKEYLEGGLVNIIGGCCGTTPDHIREFAKMIKQAQVHKEAKVDHVTRLSGLEGLTFSKESNFINVGERTNVAGSLKFARLIREEKYDEALNIARDQVEGGAQIIDVNMDDAMLDAKKEMVTFLNLMGSEPDIARLPVMVDSSKWEVLEAGLKCLQGKAVVNSISLKEGEEPFLAQAAKIKQYGAAVVVMAFDEKGQADTFERRTEICSRAYKLLTEKVNFAPEDIIFDPNILAIATGIEEHNNYGVDFINATKWIKENLPYAKVSGGVSNLSFSFRGNNVVREAMHSAFLYHAIKAGMDMGIVNPGMLQIYDDIPKDLLERVEDVILNRREDATERLIEFAEKLKDQKVEGKEDDRLKWRNGNLEERLSYCLVKGIPDFLEEDLAEARDKYEFSLDIIEGPLMAGMDVVGDLFGSGKMFLPQVVKTARVMKKAVAILQPFIEEEKAAAGNTSSSAGKVLMATVKGDVHDIGKNIVGVILACNNYEVIDLGVMVPTEKIIDEAIKQEVDIIGLSGLITPSLEEMVNVAREMDKRNLSLPLLIGGATTSKIHTAVKIEPNYKHPVVHVKDASKSVQVVSALLSKKDKEKFAKSIRNEYEGLRERNSNKKEVKLVSIEEARAKKHQIDWKNTITPLPTDIGVRVLEDYPIHEIRKFIDWTFFYQAWRLTGNYDGIENVSDEASEESWLARFKTEEGLAKAKEAIKLYQDSQAMLDRIENEHMLQANAVFGIFPANSAGDDIEVYTDQSRQEVLTTFHHIREQQEKPGKEVYHCLSDYVAPKDSRRFDHIGGFAVTAGIGIEKWTALFEAEHDDYSSILLKSLADRLAEAFAELLHYRVRTEFWAYASDEVIDHENLIRERYRGIRPALGYPACPDHSEKRALFDLLNAEDNAGITLTEHFSMLPNASVSGIYLAHPEAMYFGVGKIGKDQVDDLAKRKQTTIEDVEKWIPLNLQYK, encoded by the coding sequence ATGACAAGAACGGAATTGTTATATAAAATTGTTAAAGAGCGGGTACTCTTGCTGGATGGAGCGATGGGGAGCCTTATTCAAAACCATAAACTGGAGGAAGAAGACTTTAGGAGCGAACGTTTTAAAAACCATAGTGCCCCGCTGAAAGGCAACAATGACCTCTTGTCGATTACTCAACCACAGATCATAAAAGGTATACACAAGCAGTATTTGGAAGCTGGTTCCGATATTATTGAAACCAATACTTTTAATGCTACATCTATTTCACAGGCTGATTATGAAATGGAATTTGTGGTGAGTGAGCTGAATAAGCAAAGTGCCATTATTGCCCGTGAAGCAGCTGAAGAATTCAATACCGATGACAAACCTCGTTTTGTTGCAGGTGCAATTGGTCCTACAAATAAAACAGCTTCGTTATCTCCTGATGTTAATAACCCGGGTTTTCGTGCGGTTAGTTTTGATGATTTAAAAGAGGCTTACCGCGAACAAGTGGATGGATTACTTGATGGAGGTGTTGATTTGTTTCTAGTTGAGACTATTTTCGACACCTTGAATGCCAAGGCTGCTTTGTTTGCCATTGATGAAGCATTGAAGGACAGAGGTATTGAAAAAATGCCGGTAATGGTATCGGCTACGGTTGCTGATGCAAGTGGACGAACATTATCCGGTCAGACCATGGAAGCATTTCTGAATTCAGTTTCTCATGTTGATTTGCTTTCGGTAGGTCTGAATTGCTCATTCGGTGCCAAAGACTTAAAACCATATATTGAAGAATTAGGTAAAAAGGCACCTTTCAAAATTAGTGCTTATCCTAACGCAGGCTTACCAAACCAGTTTGGTGAGTATGATGAGACACCTGTTCAAATGGCACCCCAGGTAAAAGAATATCTTGAGGGTGGTTTGGTAAATATAATTGGTGGCTGTTGTGGTACAACTCCTGACCATATTCGTGAGTTTGCTAAAATGATCAAACAGGCTCAGGTTCATAAAGAGGCAAAGGTTGATCATGTAACCCGTTTGAGTGGATTGGAAGGTTTGACTTTCTCGAAGGAATCAAACTTCATTAATGTGGGTGAACGGACCAATGTGGCGGGATCGCTTAAATTTGCCCGTTTGATAAGGGAAGAAAAATACGACGAAGCTTTAAATATTGCCCGAGATCAGGTTGAAGGGGGTGCTCAGATCATTGATGTTAATATGGATGATGCCATGTTGGATGCCAAGAAGGAGATGGTTACCTTTTTAAATCTGATGGGATCAGAGCCTGATATTGCACGTCTTCCGGTTATGGTAGACAGTTCAAAGTGGGAAGTTCTGGAAGCAGGATTGAAATGTTTGCAAGGTAAAGCAGTTGTTAACTCAATCAGTTTAAAAGAGGGAGAAGAACCATTTTTGGCTCAGGCTGCAAAGATAAAGCAATATGGTGCTGCCGTTGTTGTAATGGCATTCGATGAAAAAGGTCAGGCTGACACTTTTGAGCGACGCACGGAGATTTGTTCGAGAGCTTATAAATTATTGACAGAGAAAGTAAATTTTGCTCCGGAAGATATCATTTTTGATCCTAATATCCTGGCAATTGCAACTGGTATTGAAGAACACAATAACTATGGTGTTGATTTTATCAATGCTACCAAATGGATCAAGGAAAATCTGCCATATGCCAAGGTAAGTGGTGGAGTTAGTAACCTTTCTTTCTCATTCAGAGGAAATAATGTTGTGCGCGAAGCGATGCACTCTGCCTTTTTATATCATGCCATCAAGGCCGGTATGGATATGGGTATTGTAAATCCGGGAATGCTTCAGATTTATGATGATATTCCGAAGGATTTATTGGAGCGGGTGGAAGATGTTATTCTGAATCGGAGAGAGGATGCAACCGAACGTCTGATTGAATTTGCTGAGAAACTGAAAGACCAGAAAGTGGAAGGCAAAGAAGACGACCGCTTGAAATGGAGAAACGGTAATCTGGAAGAGCGTTTATCATACTGTTTGGTAAAAGGTATTCCTGATTTTCTTGAAGAAGACTTAGCAGAGGCTCGTGATAAATATGAGTTCTCTTTAGATATAATTGAAGGTCCGTTGATGGCTGGGATGGATGTGGTTGGTGACTTATTCGGATCGGGTAAAATGTTTTTACCTCAGGTGGTTAAAACGGCGCGGGTAATGAAAAAGGCGGTAGCAATTTTACAACCCTTTATCGAAGAAGAAAAGGCAGCTGCCGGAAATACCAGTTCATCAGCTGGTAAAGTGCTGATGGCAACCGTTAAAGGCGACGTTCATGATATTGGAAAGAATATTGTGGGTGTTATTCTGGCATGTAACAACTATGAGGTAATCGACCTGGGCGTGATGGTGCCAACTGAGAAAATCATTGATGAAGCGATCAAACAGGAGGTGGATATTATTGGCTTAAGTGGATTGATTACTCCATCATTGGAAGAGATGGTAAATGTCGCCCGTGAGATGGACAAGCGGAATTTAAGTCTGCCATTACTGATTGGAGGAGCAACAACATCCAAAATACATACAGCTGTAAAAATTGAACCCAACTACAAACACCCGGTTGTGCATGTAAAAGATGCATCAAAGAGTGTACAGGTAGTAAGTGCTTTGTTGTCTAAGAAAGACAAGGAAAAGTTTGCCAAAAGTATCAGAAATGAATACGAAGGCCTACGTGAACGCAATTCAAATAAGAAGGAAGTGAAACTGGTTTCTATTGAAGAAGCACGTGCAAAAAAGCACCAGATAGACTGGAAAAATACCATTACACCTCTTCCAACAGATATAGGTGTTAGGGTATTGGAGGATTATCCAATTCATGAGATTCGTAAGTTTATCGACTGGACGTTCTTTTATCAGGCATGGCGACTGACAGGTAATTACGATGGTATTGAAAATGTATCTGACGAAGCTTCGGAAGAAAGCTGGTTGGCACGTTTCAAAACTGAAGAAGGCCTTGCAAAAGCTAAGGAAGCCATAAAGTTGTATCAGGATTCGCAGGCAATGCTTGATCGAATAGAAAATGAACATATGCTTCAGGCCAATGCTGTATTCGGAATATTCCCGGCTAACAGTGCGGGTGATGATATTGAAGTTTATACTGATCAATCAAGACAGGAAGTGTTAACAACTTTCCATCATATAAGAGAGCAACAGGAGAAACCGGGCAAAGAGGTTTATCATTGTTTGAGTGATTATGTTGCTCCAAAAGACAGTAGGCGATTTGACCATATTGGTGGATTTGCAGTAACAGCAGGTATCGGAATTGAAAAGTGGACAGCGCTTTTTGAGGCAGAACATGATGATTACAGCAGTATTCTGTTGAAATCTCTGGCCGACCGTCTGGCAGAAGCATTTGCTGAATTACTTCATTACAGGGTTCGCACCGAATTCTGGGCGTATGCGTCGGATGAAGTAATCGATCATGAAAACCTGATTCGCGAACGGTACAGAGGTATTCGTCCTGCTTTGGGTTATCCAGCCTGTCCTGATCACAGTGAAAAGCGTGCACTTTTTGATCTGTTAAATGCTGAGGATAATGCAGGAATCACACTGACGGAACACTTTAGTATGCTTCCTAACGCATCAGTCAGTGGTATCTATCTTGCTCATCCTGAAGCTATGTATTTTGGTGTAGGTAAGATTGGTAAAGATCAGGTGGATGATCTGGCTAAACGTAAACAAACAACAATAGAGGATGTGGAAAAATGGATTCCACTAAACCTTCAATATAAATAA
- the metF gene encoding methylenetetrahydrofolate reductase [NAD(P)H], with protein sequence MTVAELINSSKKTAFSFELLPPLKGNNIDKVFYTIDQLKEFNPLYINITSHRDEMVYKNTENGLFERRVVRKRPGTVAVAASIQHRYGIKVVPHIICSGFTKSETEYALIDLNFLGINDILVLRGDNAQRERFYQPNEEANKYAIDLVNQVKELNQGKFLDGTLLDPFDTPFSFGVAGYPEKHEEAPNLDSDLSFLKAKVDAGAEYIVTQMFFDNQKYFEFVDKCRAMGINVPIIPGLKPITLMNQLTVLPKIFHVDIPEDFAKEIRKCKNNDDVKQVGVEWTIQQAKELMAHNVPILHFYTMMATQSTRQVAEAIY encoded by the coding sequence ATGACTGTAGCCGAATTAATTAATTCATCGAAAAAAACTGCTTTTTCATTTGAATTGTTGCCTCCATTGAAAGGTAACAACATCGATAAGGTTTTTTACACCATCGATCAGTTAAAAGAGTTCAATCCATTGTATATCAATATTACTTCGCATCGCGATGAGATGGTATACAAAAACACCGAGAATGGTCTTTTCGAACGCCGTGTTGTTCGCAAACGTCCGGGTACTGTTGCCGTAGCTGCTTCAATTCAGCATCGCTATGGTATTAAGGTGGTACCACATATTATTTGTAGTGGCTTCACAAAAAGCGAAACCGAATATGCACTAATAGATCTTAATTTCCTGGGGATTAATGATATTTTGGTTCTTCGTGGAGATAATGCTCAGCGTGAACGTTTCTATCAACCTAATGAAGAGGCAAATAAATATGCTATTGATCTCGTAAATCAGGTGAAAGAATTGAATCAGGGTAAATTCCTGGACGGAACGTTATTGGATCCGTTTGATACACCATTTAGCTTTGGTGTGGCAGGTTATCCTGAAAAGCATGAAGAAGCTCCTAATCTGGATTCGGATTTAAGTTTTCTGAAAGCAAAAGTAGATGCAGGTGCTGAGTACATTGTAACACAAATGTTTTTCGACAACCAAAAGTATTTTGAGTTTGTAGATAAATGTCGAGCTATGGGTATTAATGTTCCAATTATTCCGGGGTTAAAGCCAATCACCTTGATGAATCAGCTGACGGTGTTGCCAAAGATTTTCCATGTGGATATTCCTGAGGATTTTGCCAAAGAAATACGCAAGTGTAAAAACAATGATGATGTGAAACAGGTAGGTGTTGAATGGACAATTCAGCAGGCAAAAGAACTGATGGCACACAATGTACCTATTTTACATTTCTATACGATGATGGCAACTCAAAGTACACGTCAGGTAGCTGAGGCCATTTATTAA